In Terriglobales bacterium, the following are encoded in one genomic region:
- a CDS encoding SAM-dependent methyltransferase, translating to MAAGPIRHISDTALWVAVYRAQESERADAVFRDPYARKLAGERGMQIAASMPTAQRHSWSYVTRTWVIDRVVEREVHDGADLVINLAAGLDTRPYRMPLPAALRWVEVDLPDMLSYKQEALAGEKPACALERVALDLTDLEGRRALFQRLGAGSRRALLLSEGLIIYFEAEQVAELARELSAQPGFHRWAIDLASPALLKMLQKSLGGQLQQAGSPLRFAPREGPQFFVPCGWKPVETSSLLPAAARLKRLSFGMRLLSLLPDPAGRKPDKPWGGVVVLENAERGSTR from the coding sequence TTGGCCGCCGGTCCCATCCGCCACATCTCCGACACCGCCCTGTGGGTGGCGGTGTACCGCGCGCAGGAGAGCGAGCGCGCCGACGCCGTCTTCCGCGATCCCTACGCCCGCAAGCTGGCCGGAGAGCGGGGGATGCAGATCGCCGCCTCCATGCCCACCGCCCAACGGCATTCCTGGTCGTACGTGACTCGCACCTGGGTGATCGACCGCGTCGTGGAGCGCGAGGTGCACGACGGCGCCGACCTGGTCATCAACCTGGCGGCCGGCCTCGACACCCGGCCCTATCGCATGCCGCTCCCGGCAGCGCTGCGCTGGGTCGAAGTGGACCTGCCTGACATGCTGAGCTACAAGCAGGAAGCGTTGGCTGGGGAGAAACCGGCCTGCGCGCTGGAGCGTGTCGCGCTCGACCTGACGGATCTCGAAGGACGGCGCGCGTTGTTCCAGCGTCTCGGCGCCGGGTCCCGGCGCGCGCTGCTGCTGAGTGAGGGGCTGATCATCTACTTCGAGGCCGAGCAGGTTGCCGAGCTGGCCCGCGAGCTCAGCGCGCAACCTGGGTTCCACCGCTGGGCCATCGACCTGGCCTCGCCGGCGCTGCTCAAGATGCTGCAGAAGTCTCTCGGAGGCCAGCTCCAGCAGGCCGGGTCGCCGCTCCGGTTCGCTCCTCGCGAGGGACCGCAGTTCTTTGTTCCTTGCGGCTGGAAGCCGGTGGAAACGAGCTCCCTGCTGCCCGCCGCTGCCAGGCTGAAACGGCTCTCATTCGGCATGCGGCTGTTATCGCTGCTGCCCGACCCCGCCGGCCGCAAGCCCGACAAGCCCTGGGGCGGGGTCGTCGTGCTGGAGAACGCGGAGCGGGGGAGCACAAGATAA
- a CDS encoding NAD(P)-dependent alcohol dehydrogenase, protein MSQPDSATAVQERQTEKSYAAKAYAARSATSGLAPATIQRRHPRPQDVQIEILFCGVCHSDLHTVRDEWKSVMPTVYPCTPGHEIVGRVVKAGSAVKKFKEGDIVAVGCMVDSCRSCASCREGLEQYCEVGATFTYNSEDKQLGGVTYGGYSESIVVDEAFVLRVPQGLDLAGAAPLLCAGITTYSPLRHWNVRKGQKVGVVGLGGLGHMAVKFANAFGARVVLFTTSPNKTEDALRLGAHEVVVSKNEAEMLKHAASFDFILDTVSAVHNLNAYLELLKRDGTLTMVGAPEHPLPVGVFSLIFKRRQFAGSGIGGIKETQEMLDFCAEHGITSDIELIGIQQINQAYERLLKSDVKYRFVIDLASLV, encoded by the coding sequence ATGAGCCAGCCCGATTCAGCTACCGCGGTGCAAGAGAGACAAACGGAAAAGAGCTATGCCGCAAAAGCCTACGCGGCCCGGAGCGCGACCTCGGGGCTTGCGCCCGCCACCATCCAGCGCCGACACCCGCGACCTCAGGATGTGCAGATCGAGATCCTCTTCTGCGGTGTCTGCCATTCCGACCTGCACACGGTCAGAGACGAATGGAAGAGCGTGATGCCGACCGTCTATCCCTGCACGCCCGGCCACGAGATCGTGGGGCGGGTGGTGAAGGCGGGGAGCGCGGTCAAGAAGTTCAAAGAGGGCGACATCGTCGCGGTCGGCTGCATGGTGGATTCATGCCGCAGCTGCGCCAGCTGCCGCGAGGGCCTGGAGCAGTATTGCGAGGTCGGCGCCACCTTCACCTACAACAGCGAGGACAAGCAGCTGGGAGGCGTCACCTACGGCGGCTACTCGGAGAGCATCGTCGTGGATGAAGCGTTCGTCTTGCGCGTGCCCCAGGGGCTCGACCTGGCGGGCGCGGCGCCCCTGCTTTGCGCCGGTATCACTACTTACTCTCCCCTGCGTCATTGGAACGTGCGCAAGGGGCAGAAGGTCGGGGTGGTCGGCCTGGGCGGGCTGGGTCACATGGCGGTGAAGTTCGCCAACGCCTTCGGGGCCCGCGTGGTGCTGTTCACCACCTCGCCCAACAAGACCGAGGACGCATTACGGCTGGGCGCTCACGAGGTGGTGGTCTCGAAGAACGAAGCCGAGATGCTGAAGCACGCAGCCAGCTTCGATTTCATCCTCGACACTGTCTCCGCGGTGCACAATCTGAATGCCTACCTGGAGCTGCTCAAGCGCGACGGCACGCTCACCATGGTGGGAGCGCCGGAGCATCCGCTGCCGGTCGGGGTCTTCAGCCTCATCTTCAAGCGGCGGCAGTTTGCCGGCTCCGGCATCGGCGGGATCAAGGAAACCCAGGAGATGCTGGATTTCTGCGCCGAGCACGGCATCACCTCCGACATCGAGCTGATCGGCATCCAGCAGATCAACCAGGCCTACGAGCGGCTGCTCAAGAGCGACGTGAAGTACCGCTTCGTCATCGACCTGGCCTCGCTGGTCTGA